From Gimesia panareensis, the proteins below share one genomic window:
- a CDS encoding 3'-5' exoribonuclease YhaM family protein has product MNTARQLLLLSEMEPGQMADSFVLLVSRERSTTRDGKPYFRVQFRDNATVATAMIWSDTPWFEDCEANWTEGEFYKVRARYDENKYGPQLDIDRIRPVNEEDAEDGFDPGLYFKRSRFDSEEMFAELAEIAREQITEEPLRDLVLDILEQYAGQIKVIAAASRNHHAFTGGFLEHVLSVTRAASYLADKYSDYYQEMQPPLNKSLVVSGAILHDIGKLTELDYKPHASSYTPAGRLIGHILLGRDLVREHAAKFEDLSPETLLRLEHVIVSHQNLPEWGSPIAPHTPEALLVHYADDLDAKFHMMATTLENILPGSEDAFSGRDNPLRRSIFLGLKSPE; this is encoded by the coding sequence ATGAACACCGCACGGCAGTTGTTGCTTCTCAGTGAGATGGAACCGGGGCAGATGGCAGACAGCTTTGTGCTGCTGGTCTCCAGAGAACGATCGACCACACGGGACGGCAAGCCCTATTTCCGGGTTCAGTTCCGGGACAATGCGACGGTGGCGACAGCGATGATCTGGAGCGACACTCCCTGGTTTGAAGACTGTGAAGCCAACTGGACCGAGGGGGAATTCTACAAGGTGCGTGCCCGCTACGACGAAAATAAATACGGTCCGCAACTGGACATTGACCGGATTCGCCCGGTGAACGAAGAAGATGCCGAGGATGGATTCGACCCCGGGCTCTATTTCAAACGCTCCCGATTCGACAGCGAGGAGATGTTTGCTGAGCTGGCCGAAATTGCCCGGGAGCAGATCACGGAAGAACCCCTCCGCGACCTGGTGCTCGACATTCTCGAGCAATATGCAGGCCAGATCAAAGTAATCGCGGCGGCCAGCAGAAACCATCATGCATTCACCGGGGGGTTTCTGGAGCATGTGCTCTCGGTCACGCGGGCCGCCAGTTACCTGGCTGATAAATACAGCGACTACTACCAGGAAATGCAGCCTCCCCTGAACAAATCACTGGTCGTGTCTGGGGCGATCCTGCACGACATCGGCAAGCTGACCGAGTTGGATTACAAACCACACGCGTCGAGTTACACACCGGCAGGCAGGCTGATCGGTCACATTCTGCTCGGCCGGGATCTGGTGCGGGAGCACGCGGCGAAGTTTGAGGACTTGAGCCCGGAGACACTGCTGCGGCTGGAGCATGTGATCGTGTCGCATCAGAATCTGCCGGAATGGGGTTCGCCCATCGCCCCGCATACGCCGGAAGCCCTGCTGGTACATTACGCGGACGACCTGGATGCCAAGTTTCACATGATGGCCACGACACTGGAAAATATCCTGCCGGGCAGCGAAGATGCGTTCTCCGGCCGTGACAATCCCCTGCGGCGGAGTATCTTTCTGGGGCTGAAGTCGCCAGAATAG
- a CDS encoding HesB/IscA family protein, which produces MAVTITENASKELQRFKENSDYSADSVLRIGIVSGGCSGFQYDFKFVEPNEINEENDTISEQHGVKVVVDKKSSLFLDGTTVDYYEGLDKRGFTFDNPNAVKSCGCGSSFSA; this is translated from the coding sequence ATGGCTGTGACAATTACTGAAAATGCTTCCAAGGAACTGCAGCGTTTCAAAGAGAATTCGGACTATAGTGCAGATTCTGTGTTACGGATCGGAATCGTTTCTGGTGGTTGCAGTGGTTTCCAATATGACTTCAAATTCGTTGAACCCAACGAAATTAATGAAGAAAATGATACGATTTCCGAGCAACACGGGGTCAAGGTTGTGGTTGATAAGAAAAGCAGCCTGTTCCTCGATGGAACAACCGTCGACTATTACGAAGGCCTCGACAAACGTGGCTTCACCTTCGACAACCCGAATGCTGTCAAATCCTGTGGATGTGGCAGCAGCTTCTCTGCCTGA
- a CDS encoding SDR family NAD(P)-dependent oxidoreductase, which produces MKLEGRNALVTGSSRGIGRGCAIEMAKAGANVAINYRSHPEEAEEAAEEARSYGVKAITIQADVSDQASVEAAVAKVVEEFGSLDLFVSNSAYSDRELILEADMEGFKRTIDVTMWGAFFGVRAAATQMTKQGSGGSIVVISSPHAVIAIPTSAAYNMAKAAIDHMARTAAIEFAPHRIRVNTVHPGWIDTPGERKFFTDEQLQAGAENIPWKRLGTPNEVGKLVTFLSSPDADYMTGGTTTIDGGISLPWWSNRAEGAQ; this is translated from the coding sequence ATGAAACTGGAAGGGCGAAATGCGCTCGTGACGGGATCCTCCCGGGGAATCGGTCGAGGATGTGCGATTGAAATGGCTAAAGCCGGCGCCAATGTAGCGATCAACTATCGCTCTCATCCCGAAGAAGCGGAAGAGGCCGCAGAAGAAGCGCGTTCATACGGCGTGAAAGCCATCACCATCCAGGCCGATGTCTCAGATCAGGCTTCAGTAGAGGCGGCCGTCGCTAAAGTCGTCGAAGAGTTTGGCAGCCTGGACCTGTTCGTTTCCAACTCCGCCTACAGCGATCGCGAGCTGATTCTGGAAGCAGACATGGAAGGCTTCAAACGGACCATCGATGTCACCATGTGGGGGGCCTTCTTTGGTGTTCGCGCTGCTGCCACCCAGATGACCAAACAGGGTTCCGGCGGGTCGATCGTCGTCATCAGTTCCCCGCACGCGGTCATCGCGATTCCGACCTCTGCTGCCTACAACATGGCGAAAGCGGCCATCGATCACATGGCTCGGACTGCGGCCATCGAATTTGCCCCGCATCGCATCCGCGTGAACACCGTCCATCCCGGCTGGATTGACACCCCCGGCGAGCGTAAATTCTTCACAGATGAGCAGTTGCAGGCCGGTGCAGAAAACATCCCCTGGAAACGGCTGGGGACGCCGAACGAAGTCGGTAAACTGGTGACCTTCCTCTCCAGTCCGGATGCAGACTACATGACCGGCGGAACAACCACGATTGACGGTGGAATCAGTCTCCCCTGGTGGTCCAATCGGGCCGAGGGTGCCCAGTAA
- a CDS encoding DUF6677 family protein yields MADSQNQIELKNPAVAAVLAFLIPGAGHFYQGRTFKGAIYCFCILSTFFCGMALGDWKTVYYQSWQGKRNLGYFAQVGVGLPALPALVQNSRFNKQSAPSNLSQNDLDASYFQSQPYQMDLPLESPFQGTLLDRGDNGQNISGQLQGTIRLKSISGEFGPEVTGSFEGTLDGQPIEPLELADPVGIGLPLGGNQRRGLECAVVREVSGRRTDTGHIEGTIPRPFLNWFEMPLSDRELDDINKELGKRYEFAVVFTWIAGLLNLLAIWDAFEGPAYGRGDEEEETGTPAPDKEAAPTKT; encoded by the coding sequence ATGGCTGACAGTCAAAATCAAATTGAATTAAAAAATCCGGCTGTCGCCGCAGTTCTGGCATTTCTGATTCCCGGTGCAGGTCATTTTTACCAGGGACGTACCTTCAAAGGAGCGATTTACTGCTTCTGTATTCTCAGTACGTTTTTCTGTGGAATGGCACTGGGCGACTGGAAGACCGTCTATTATCAGTCCTGGCAGGGAAAGCGGAACCTGGGATATTTTGCACAGGTTGGCGTCGGACTGCCTGCCCTGCCCGCCCTGGTTCAAAACTCCCGGTTCAATAAGCAATCCGCCCCCAGCAACCTTTCCCAAAATGATCTCGATGCCAGTTATTTTCAGTCGCAGCCTTACCAGATGGATCTGCCTCTGGAATCCCCGTTCCAGGGGACCCTGCTGGACCGGGGCGATAACGGCCAAAACATCAGTGGCCAGTTACAGGGAACAATCCGACTCAAATCGATCTCCGGTGAGTTTGGCCCTGAGGTCACTGGATCGTTCGAGGGGACGCTGGACGGCCAGCCGATCGAGCCCTTAGAACTCGCCGATCCTGTGGGCATCGGCTTACCGCTGGGGGGCAATCAGAGGCGCGGCCTGGAATGCGCCGTGGTGCGGGAAGTGAGTGGACGTCGGACTGACACCGGACATATCGAAGGCACCATTCCACGACCGTTCCTGAACTGGTTTGAAATGCCTCTGAGCGATCGTGAGCTGGATGATATCAACAAGGAACTGGGCAAACGGTATGAATTCGCCGTCGTATTCACCTGGATCGCAGGCCTCCTGAACCTGCTGGCAATCTGGGATGCCTTTGAAGGTCCTGCCTATGGTCGGGGAGATGAAGAAGAAGAAACGGGCACACCAGCTCCGGATAAAGAAGCGGCTCCTACAAAAACCTGA
- the dapF gene encoding diaminopimelate epimerase, with product MKFTKMHGAGNDYVYVNCFEETLPEDIASLAVAVSDRHKGIGSDGLILICPSEKADARMRMFNADGSESEMCGNGVRCVAKYVYDHGIAKQQTLKIETGAGVLHLDLELAGSRVSQVRVNMGKPILNSAEIPTLLPGDPPVDAELELGDQSLKVTCVSMGNPHCITFVDELNDHWVHGVGPKVEVHPMFPNRVNAEFIEVVSPAELKMRVWERGSGETQACGTGACASAVAGVLTGRSERNVLIHLPGGDLRLEWADSDEVFMTGPAVEVYQGVWTGP from the coding sequence ATGAAATTTACCAAGATGCACGGAGCCGGAAACGACTACGTTTACGTCAACTGTTTTGAAGAGACCCTGCCCGAGGACATCGCCAGCCTGGCGGTGGCGGTCAGTGATCGCCATAAGGGGATCGGTTCGGACGGTCTGATTCTGATCTGCCCGTCCGAGAAGGCGGACGCCCGGATGCGGATGTTCAACGCGGATGGCAGCGAGTCTGAAATGTGCGGCAACGGTGTGCGTTGTGTGGCCAAATATGTCTACGATCATGGCATTGCGAAACAGCAGACGCTGAAGATTGAAACCGGGGCCGGTGTGCTGCACCTGGATCTCGAACTGGCGGGCAGTCGCGTCAGCCAGGTCCGCGTGAATATGGGCAAGCCGATTCTGAACAGCGCCGAGATCCCGACCCTGCTGCCCGGAGATCCCCCGGTCGATGCGGAACTGGAACTGGGCGATCAGAGCCTTAAGGTGACCTGCGTCTCGATGGGGAATCCGCACTGCATCACCTTCGTGGACGAGTTGAACGATCACTGGGTCCACGGGGTGGGACCAAAAGTCGAAGTGCATCCCATGTTCCCGAACCGGGTCAATGCGGAATTCATCGAAGTCGTTTCACCGGCCGAGCTGAAGATGCGGGTCTGGGAGCGAGGTTCCGGGGAAACCCAGGCTTGTGGTACTGGTGCCTGTGCCTCTGCTGTCGCAGGCGTCCTGACGGGACGGTCTGAACGGAATGTACTTATCCACTTGCCCGGTGGTGATTTACGACTGGAATGGGCCGACTCGGACGAGGTCTTTATGACCGGTCCCGCCGTCGAAGTTTACCAGGGAGTGTGGACGGGGCCGTAA
- a CDS encoding DUF2752 domain-containing protein codes for MSALRELHPGIRIGWKLRLLLVGWSLFLIGGFCVAIRIQPDPRGFGSHQQLGFSPCVIRNQLSIPCPSCGMTTSFSHFVRGQLRQSAQANTSGLVLALVCLAMIPWSWISVYHRRLWLVSNPEICLLWLVCGLVSITVMEWALRLTF; via the coding sequence TTGTCGGCGCTGCGTGAATTGCATCCGGGCATTCGCATTGGATGGAAACTGCGGTTGCTGCTCGTCGGCTGGAGCCTGTTCCTGATTGGCGGGTTTTGTGTTGCGATTCGAATTCAGCCGGATCCGCGTGGATTCGGTTCACATCAACAACTCGGTTTTTCACCCTGCGTTATTCGAAATCAATTATCCATTCCCTGTCCCAGTTGTGGGATGACGACTTCCTTTTCACATTTTGTTCGAGGTCAGCTTCGTCAGTCTGCCCAGGCCAATACTTCCGGTTTGGTCCTGGCACTGGTCTGTCTGGCAATGATTCCCTGGTCCTGGATCAGCGTGTATCACCGACGGCTCTGGCTGGTCTCCAATCCTGAAATCTGTCTGCTCTGGCTCGTGTGTGGTCTGGTCTCGATCACCGTGATGGAGTGGGCGCTCAGGTTGACCTTTTAA
- a CDS encoding amidohydrolase, translated as MSISKQELVERSQVILAHAWMVRTFIKHCDEAEDYPELMGITRAVFDASRALETRVDDPDAYLKMLKKKISKLRKATDQFALDAPEASLHTNFEQAVISMKGCTQALEALLADVEE; from the coding sequence ATGTCGATCAGCAAACAGGAACTGGTAGAACGCAGCCAGGTTATTCTGGCACATGCCTGGATGGTGCGGACCTTTATCAAGCACTGCGATGAAGCCGAAGACTATCCGGAGCTCATGGGCATTACCCGGGCCGTGTTCGATGCCTCACGGGCGCTGGAAACCCGCGTGGATGATCCCGACGCGTATCTCAAGATGCTGAAGAAAAAGATCAGCAAGCTGCGGAAGGCCACCGATCAGTTCGCGCTGGATGCTCCGGAAGCCTCCCTGCACACGAACTTCGAGCAGGCCGTGATCTCGATGAAAGGCTGCACGCAGGCCCTCGAAGCACTCTTGGCAGACGTGGAAGAGTAA